The genomic stretch TCCTCTGGTTAAGTGTTCACGCAGCAGGGACTTTCATAGAAGCTATGCGAACCGCAGCAGAGAGCCGCATAAGCTTTGTACGTTCGCTCGAAAAGGTGCGTGTCTGAGATATTTGCATACTTGCGTCTTGTGCCATTCTTATCTAGATATTCGATTTGAAGTTGGTGTAATAATTATCACCACAATAGTGAACCAGAATACAACGAAGATTTTGGTGAACAATACGGATAACAATCATACTATAATAATAATTCCTAACATTGAAATAACTCTAATCATGCATTTGTACAATATCTATATAAGTCAAAATGTGACCATGTTACAATTTTCACATATAAAGATCGGCGGTTGTTGCACACTAAAATTGGTTTGCAACTCCCAGGTATATTTTTGAAGGTTCCTTGTGCAATTAGAGCTGATCCTGTTTAATCGCGGGCAGCGCTCGAGCAATCAATATGCTTCGCTATGCTAGTTAATTAAGGTGCTTGTTCGAAGGTGGTGCTCATTTACATTAGTAAATGATTACCACATTTGGACAAGCAGCACAAAATAAACTAGCATAGCCTTGCATTGTTGtcgtttttgttgttgtagtGCCAAAACGCCGTTCAATGAAATCATCATGCGTCTCCGTTGGAAAGTCACTGCATGATGGAGTCGCACCTGATACcaataaacaattttgttgatttatagcCTAGTAGGCGGATTTTAGCTGAATTTTAGCTTAATATGTATATGGATGTAATTAGTGGCACTAAAAATTAGCTAAACTACTAAACTAAACTGAAAAcgattttatgtaaaatttcctGAGGAATCCAAATAAATCAAACGGTAGGGTCTCCTGGGTCTGGAATCCTTTAAAACGGAGAAATTCGGTTGGGATAATGATTTACGCCGTTATTGTTGTTTAAAGTCCAGTTTGGaatttttccttgaaaggccCATTCATTACCATCAATTTGACGTCGAAAAAGTTAAAATCGATCAAACGGgtcaaaagttacaaatttttaaaaaagttttttttgagcTATTTTATTTCAGTAAGTGCCATACTAAGGACCaaataaaaatcagttttcAACTTCGTAGACTACACACATTTACTTTATATGTACTATATAAATGTGGTTTggtaaatcattttaatgtttataaAGCATCTTTATCTCGATTTTTCATGAGGATGGTTCAGTTTTGAGGGTCAAATCAAATCAGCTTTGACGCACCCTTGAACCAtgtccgattgggctgaaattttgtacagGTCATTTCTTTAAATTCGATTATGGAATTATTCAAACATGTCATTCCCAccccaatatatatatatatatatatatatatatatatatatatatatatatatatatatatatatatatatatatatatatatatatatatatatatatatatatatatatatatatatatatatatatatatatatgcatcaggagaatattatttttcaatgcATGACAATTACAGAAGACGTCATTGATTTTAATTCGACAAATTAGATAGAACAAATGAAGCGTTGATAGTTATCTGAACATGaagaaatgagaaacaaaaaaggttgaaattttaaaaaatgagaaaatttattagacagaacggtttatttgatagTCTTCGACATGTCgtcccaaaaaaatataaatcgagagaaaaaataaaatgttagggAAATAAGACAAACtatttaattaaattaattaaatttaattacctaaaaaaatccgttttttttttatcttttctatAACAAAAACTACACACTATTAGCTGAACAACGATAGTTGACTGAActatagaaataaaaaataaattttgttttctctacagaactaattttttttttgagatggcAAAATTCTTATCTACAGCTTCATCGAAAACACTATACGGAAAACGAACCCGTTttgactctaaaaatatttttatcattaattGATAGGTCCTCGGGTCAGTCAATTGGATTCATATGTTCATTCTGTTAACGAGAAATCTAACTTTAGGGGTATTTCCTCAGTCGACTTCCTAATGACTATTGTAATATTTGAAGATTATTATAGTCATTAAGAAGTCGGGTTAGGAAAAAAGTCAAAACGGTTTTTTTAATCGTCATAGTgtgtaaaaaattaaaagagttttttttctgacaaatttttatatttacattttttatttctccaagtTAAGTTGATTGGTGAACTTACAGTGTGCAGTTCTCGTAGAAAAAATTCAGACTCCTTAAAAGCGATTTTTTTAGATagagtatcgaacgtcttctgTAGTGGTTTTCTTCGATAGGTTTTTGCATGAGACTACTGCTgccaaaaacctgccgaagaaaaccactagcgataccctatttaatttataattatatttttggctctgaaaaaaatatgttgttatACGGTGgatattttttcgagaaggaCAAATTTATTgtctaaaactttgctcaagaccTTATACCAATCAAATAATTCGTTCTGGCTTAAATATTCTtttcacttttaatatttttaacttttcctTGATTTACTCCATGCTGTAGTTTtcctcaaaaaataaaattttggaccTTTCTTCATTTGTCCTTCGGGTCCTGACAGTTAATTTAACTTATTTTCtgctaaaaaagttttttttggatGTATATTTTTTAGAAAGCTAAAATTAGCATTCACAACTTTGCCGTCAaccgatcaaacgaaccgttttgtctctaaaaataaatccttaaaaataaaaacaaacatctatgcaaaatttcaaccaaGTCAACAATGacaatggaaaaaattaaaactgggacatttttgtgcaattgtttttttatggttttggtttggtatcagtgaaaaaatgaagaaagtGCCAATTTataatttagtgtttatttcccaattttctaaatttagaCTCAAGAATACTTGAAAACGTGTGTATTCAGGAAATTAACTAAGAatttttagtttcaaaataacTGTTAAAATCATATAAGGGAacgttcataaatgacgtagcattcaagggggaggggggggattGGTAGTTTTGTGAGAAAATGTGACGAGGGGAAGGGTGGGGGGttaagccaagctacgtagcgaatacgaaaccaagaaaaaaaaaagatttttttaattgttcttttttatcactttgTCTGTTTGTTATTTATGTGTGTTTGATgataaaatttgcaaatatcTGGGGGTGGGGTGttttgttataaagctacgtgaTTATCTAAAGGAAGGGTCTtgattttgtgacgaaatgctacgatggggggagggggagggtaaaaaaaaacctagaaaagctgcgtcatttatggatgttccctaacACCATGAATGAAATTATTCTCGAAATTGTTGAAATTGGAAAAAGAATCTAAAGCTTAACGTTTTTTATACACGGACTAATGGCTGACAATCCCACAAAACTAACCGTCACAGTCGACAAATAGATCTCAAAATTCTTCTCAAAAAAACTTCtttcatttctccattctgatttttttgtcaaaaaattttgttttcattattaatGGATCAGTTGCTTGATTTATTGGATAGTACTTTAAAAACTTAATTACTAATAACTGAGATAAGATAAGAAAGGTCTCGTGCAAATGTATTCAAaaacacaaatgaaaaaaaatgaagctgaaagaaacaaatttaaacttttaattttgacatatttcagtatttttgtACCATTTTTCAATATTCTACAAGCATTATGACGCGTTCGTTCTACCGAACAGTTATTTGATACGTGATCTCGATTTGTGACACGTGATCTCTGGATGCCAATCAAACTTCAAATTCCTTTAGCAGTAGGAATCGAAAGTTTCGTCGTCTCGAAAGAAATCCCCATGCAAAGTTTTaactcaatcggacttcgggaagtcgtCCTTTAAAGCGGTGAAAATTTCACCTTACCACTCTCATGCAGAGTCACAAACCAACACTATTCATTTGTAAAAAACGTAATGTTCATGTGTATcctgaatattttaaaaatttcaatgaaatcatatttttttattcacacaTTGGCCTACTGTGCGGTAGAACGAACAGTAAAAAACTCGGTTGTGGAAAATTGGGAAGaagttttttcactttttttttcttgattacaACAATACAACAAtactacagtcatacctcgatataaggcaacctcgatataacgtaactcgatataacgtaactttttaaattgaaattgaaaataaatgatacagcaactgttttgggctataaattgcttcgaaaaaaatgtttgtagtatgtTTTggaaccaatgcgaaaattgtccaaaatgggcataaggaaggtttaaaaatactaataggtgatggaaaatatgttttcacgcattcttcagtaacaattcagtcttgcatcaattaaaaaaaaattgtttgcttgttgaaattttctctaaatgggcataagaaaggtttgaaaatactgataggtgatgtaaaataggttttcgcgcatctgtgagtaacaaccaacagtcttgcatcaattaaaaaaacttttttttgcttgttgaaaattttccTGAATGGGCATGAGAATGGtttgaaaatactgataggtgatggtaAATAGGTTTCCAGTATCTTTGTGAcctcttgtatcaattgaaaaaaatatttttattttgcttctgaaaatatttctaaatgggcgtgagaaaggtttaaaaatactgataggttatggaaaataggttttcgcgcatctttgagtaaccattaacaatcttgcataaattgaaaaaaaaaatgttttgcttcgatataacgtcacgaaataaaaataaagttgccttatatcgaggtatgactgtagtaCATAACGGATTAATTTTaagtttctcaaaaataaaatttaaaagaaaaacaacttTTATCTTCGTAAATAGAAAGAGTATTTATTAAGAATTTTGTTAGTCAAAAATGACACATGAgctttttttaagttattcaaACGTGAGTAAAGTTTAATTTAAACCAagaatggtcgatattcgacgtTAGCTCATTTGGCATAGTTTTCATCTTATATACTAAGCGCTGTTATATTATGCTCTATGAAAAATATGCTCTATAACAAGCAGAATAATGGTTGATAGCCATAGTGGCCGGTAGTTGCTACTTCGGAGGCCTCAACGATAATTGTTCATCCAGTTGCTTTAGTGGCGCCGACCACTACCAAAGCCGCCACCACCACTGTTATCGATAAAATTGTTCCaggattttcaatttgattggTAACCAAGTCGTaaaagtcgttattttaaaaaattgtcttCGACAATGCCGTTCATGGGTGGTGGTCCTTTTATGAATATGAACAAACTGTGATTGGCATGGTGGGTGGCACGTTAGATGGCATACTGTTTTTCACCTGCAAAAACAACACATGAAACAGCCAGAAGATATGTATTATGACAATCAAATACCGTCTGTAATTATTTTGTATCCTTATCAAAATCAAAGCCCTGTCTGTCTGAAATGCGCCACCAGTCAACACCCAACAAACGAATGGCAGGTTTCGTCAGCAAACCAAACAAGCCGGAATATCCTCACAATTTTTTGAGAATTGTAACAATTAGCGGTACATTCCGCTGTAATCAGCTCCTACGGCACTGGTCCCCATAAAACGTTGATATTGGTGTGATCGACGAACTTGGAGGTATTTCAACCGGTGCTGGATctaaaatgcaaatgttttaGTTAAAagaaagtagtttttttttctatcaagtTAACCTTTTTGTAATAATTTCGGTGTCGCCAACGGTCCTGCATCCTGATCACTGAAATAGGTCTTTTTGCTCATTAGACCTGCCTTGTAAATTTTAATAAGCCATCGTCAATCAGTGATGCAACAACTTTGCTTGTTCGTTGAGTTAAACGTATAAACATTCGCCGTTTTCGTGGGGGAATAATCTAATATGACGTTTCAACTAAGTTTACTGGCTTAAAGGATATTGCTGATAGCACTAACAAAACGATTCAAATATCCGGCAACGATTTCAGcaaattttttcatcattcaACCCTACACTAGAAAAGAAACTTTGTCCAATTTATCCGATTTTCTTCACACGAAATTACCAAAACAACCCGCGGCGATGGCGATTCACAACTTTCGATTGCCTTTTCATTTTAGCAAATCGGGTAGtagggatgggaaacctatcgataattatcgatagtatcgatagttgccggctatcgatagaatcgttaagctttccgcgttatcgatagttattgatatttgcctcgcattggcatttatactccacaatgatgccagaactAAAAAATATATTGGCCTAGACTTTGGCCTTTAAAGAGAATTCGATGATTGTTTGCTTTCACATGAAATcctctttaaaattgttagaaaattgaggGATAATCATTTTCGCTCACTCTACCTTATACGGACAACGACTAGGTTTCGCCGAAGTGCGAATTATGAGtgcgaataaacttttaaatattgttcttgTCCACAACgggagcaacattttgttgtttttcttcatctagttctagctgtcaaactatcgataattatcgatagttatcgatggtaTCAGGgaatttatcgataattatcgatagccattttagtcgatatttcccatccctatCGGGTAGCACAaaagttttttatttaacaGTTCACTAAAAAACAAATCTTTTTCGGCTTattcgattaaaaaaaaataaaaaacaatcacccttattcttgtttacggccGTATCGCTTTCGTACGAAAGCAGCAGCGGCGTACGAATGCGATACGAACACATACGAATCCGATTCGTTCTAACCAATTCGAGCTTTCGAACATCGTTGCTTTCGTACGAACGTGTCATTCTTGTTTACGTACGTATGCGTATCCGTATTCTTTTTGCTCTCGTTCGTAAACGTCAGTCAAAAGTTGCGAATCGCTTTACGAATCGCCGGCGCCGGtagttttttctcgtttttctgctgttttatgtaaattgttttttttttaatcgaatAAGCCGAAGAAGATTTGTTTTTTAGTGAACtgttaaataaaaaactttTGTGCTACTCGATTTGCTAAAATGAAAAGGCAATCGAAAGTTGTGAATCGCCATCGCCGCGGGTTGTTTTGGTTATTTCGTGTGAAGAAAATCGGATAAATTGGACAAAGTTTCTTTTCTAGTGAAGGGTtgaatgatgaaaaaatttgCTGAAATCGTTGCCGGATATTTGAATCGTTTTGTTAGTGCTATCAGCAATATCCTTTAAGCCAGTAAACTTAGTTGAAACGTCATACTCACCTTCATTCTTGTTTACGTTCGTATCCAACATTCGTACGAAAGTATGGTTTCGAATGAGTTCGAAAATGCCATTCTTGTTTACGTACAAAGGCCATACGAATCCATTCGTATCGCATACGAATGCGATACGTATACGAAAAAGGTGGATGTCTATGCAAAAAAGGTTGATGTCTAGACTTAAGGGTTAGAAAAAGTTTAAACGTCAGGAGAGAAATGTCAAGTGTGTCAAGCCGATTGAGCGAGGCTTCTGACGGCAAACAGTTTTTCACTGAAtgaaaattaaatatattttttattataatttgcatcataaaaatacTTTGTTCTTGAAAATATCGTCGGTAAACGTAAGCATAAAACACAAGAAAATTCCGGCTACTCAAAATTACCTTTCCAGAAATGAAATTTGCAAGCGAAATatgaaaatggaaccaaatttggtgcaAAAACATAAGATCGTCATGGGCCTGCGTGAAGCAATAAAACTTAAACTATTTACATTTTTTGTGCAGTTTGGGTTGTGTTTTGAAGTAAGTTGATTCTGTTTAATTCTAGTAAATATTTGTAATAATTAGACGTGTGGTCAGGTGAGAGCCGATAGACTCAAACTGTGATTCGGCAGGAGTGATAGTTTTTTCTCATATAGGAGACTGATAAGCATGGTTGATAAAAAAATCATCCTGGTCTACAAGCGGCCTGAAGAGCAGGTAAGTTTGCTAATGGAAATGATTACTTCCACTAGCCAAAATCAAACTGATACCGATTTTCTTGTGTGCAGctgtttttaagtttttttttgttacagaaCCTACAGTCGACGACGTTCTTCATCTACATTCAGGTCCCGATCGCAATCTCGACGTCGCACAACGTGTGACTTAAGACCCAACAGCGGTGATGGGCTCTGGCTACATCTGGAATTGATTACGACAATTAAAGTTTGGTCCTCAATGGATAAAGATATGACTCGTTTCGATCGGGAGGCAGCCACCAATGTAAAtaatttcatacaaaaaaaatcaaaaggtgTTTTTTgcctagtaatattttttttagctcATAGAACGCAACGCAGTGATGCTGGAAGAAGCCAAGGACACCATTACGGCGCCGGCCTCGTTTATGATACGAATGCTGGCGTGTATTCATTCGCTACGGAATCGCCGCAGTGCGACCCAAGCCGCTGCGGCAGGCAATGATAGTGAAAGTGATAATGCCCCACGGGAGGGCAACAATAACAATGACGATATGACGGCGGCGACCTATCCCAGAACCGACTCGTCGTCCGACGGTAGATCGCCGAAACACTATCTTCAGTTTTAGGTTAAGAACGGGAAATGTGTTATTACACACGCTTGAGGAGCCTCTAATTTTTAAAACTGCCTCGCCCTCGCAACTCCTTAGGGGAAAGTGAAATCTAAACTGATTCGCTTATATAATGGTTTGTGTATTAACATTTCAGGCGACAGCGTAGGCAAGAATGATGTGATTTTGttgtataaatatttttataaataaaaaccaATAATAGCCAAATGTAACTAGTGTTAAGTTTTAGCAATTTCATGTCTTGCGTAAATTTGGGTTCCATTAAGCTTTCTTTAGATTTTATTTCATATTGTATGAGAATTGTTGgacttcaaatggtgagttgacaacctcgAAGGAGCGGAAGCTGTGGGCCTCATAAGTTTTTGTTGTCAATACGACAACAGCTAAGTGCGAGGACGCTACGCGATCACTTGAGCGTTAACCATATTTCAGCGACAGAAGAAATGCTTCGACAACCCGAGCGGCTGTTCAATAAGATAGTGCGACTCAAAACAGCATCTGTTCCCCTTGTTAAGGGTGGCTGATCCAGTGTGAAACACGGGATTGGTGAAAGCTTTACGTGCAGTAGTCGTAAAAATCTTTTGTACAGGAAGCAACAAATGTAAATACagaccggaaccggaacgaaaatggactaacgattggaaactcggatcTGTTGGGCAAATCAGACATTGTACAACAAGTAAAACCGCGATTTATCGTGAGCAATGTGTTAGTTAGACTTAGTTTAATTGCACAtgtaataaaaaatgacaaaatatagAAGGGATTGTATCAGCAGGCATCAGACAATTTTTGGGATAGACGGTGTTGGTTTGCTCTCAAGGTAGACCGGAATAGGGCCCTATTACAGAAGTTTAATCGATTCGACTCGCCCATGTATTTCAAATGAGGCATGTTGCTCTTCGAAGCTTCTGTAATACAGCCCAATGTGAGAATTTTCGTCATGTACTTTGTGAGTAGAAGATGatggaaaataaaatacatagtTGTTAAACCCTTTTACTCGAAGCATTTCGCTCTTTGAAGTTAAGTCCTGTTCGTCAACTCTATTGGATTTTATATATGTACATATATGCCCTTTTTTCAAGTATTCAGGCTTTGAATAGatggaactttgccagtttttttatTAGGCAGGTGTCTAAACTTTTTCGCCGTCTCAGGGAACTCATTCAAGCGCGATTCAGTTTACTCTTGGAAAGGGTGATTTAACAGAGATTTCACTCTCTATTATCTTTGCGCTcgatatgactatttcaatACAACGGCTTCAAAGTTCAATGACCACATGATGTAATAGTGAAGTTTTTGGGTGTGTCTCGTGATGGCTCTCTAGTTAGTGACTTCGTTCGCGTTTATTCTTCACTTCACCAGTTTTCCAAGCCCATAACCTATCATATCACAAAATCAACCcgttataatttttgtttcccGTACAATTGCCAATAATTTGCTTTTGGCGTAATATTTGGCTTACGTTCTACAAAATCAATGCGTGAGATGGTGCACAAATTTAAACGGGAATTTTTTTGTGATACAAATTATTAACGATTGGGTATTAGGTAACCGAAATTAATTTGATATTTAGATTTTCTTGTATACCGATACAGCGGCTATGATACGGTGTCATTTTATTGCCTCCCTGGGGGCAGATGCTCAGAGAATAAGCAGTAACCAAATCGTGCGCGTATTTGTAAAGCAAAGATCGCACCACCAACCGTGCTGATCCAGATAAGTTTCTTTTTGAGTGCGGGGGGCAGGGGGCAGTTCACTCCGGATGTCTCCCTTAGGAAAATGACCCCATTGAGAATAATTTCTTGCGTGTCAGGAGGATAACATCCGTAAGAATAATGAAATCACCATGCTTCTCTATCGAAGAGTCACTGCAACAAATAATGGAGATACATCGGACATATTTAGTggcattgaaaattttaaaaattccagAATAAAATTTTCCCATCAAGTTACATAAAAAAACTTATTGATTTGTTACATGTTACATGTATTATCATTGAACACGTCACACTTCATCTTATCGCACATTGAGAGCAAATCACAATAGAAATATTagtccaaattttatttttcatgtaaaGTTTCctgaagaaactaaaaaaatcaagcgatatatatatacatacatatatatatatatatatatatatatatatatatatatatatatatatatatatatatatatatatatatatatatatatattttttttttttatatatatatatataagttaaaGTATGATGGACTTCGGGAGGTTTTCGATCGATCGACGGACTCCGACCCGGGCGATATACTGAGCTTGTGGAAGAATGTATCGAACGATGGTTTGGTTCGATCGCGTTGATGTTCCGATGAATCGATGGTCTTGCTCTTGCTGATGGTGCAGCGGTTAAGTTGGTGCACCATAAGTGATGATGTGGTGTTCTACTTGGTGGATTTGTCGATTGGTTGGCCGGGTGGCACTTGGTCTAACTTCTGATCAGCTGGCTTAAGCAAAACTGGAATCCGTTGTTCGATGACGATGACTAGATGGATCTTTTAAGGAGTGTGCGGGGATGTGGGTGATAACTTATATAACTTATATAGCTGCAACTCAAATATGCAGTATGTGCTTTTCCCACACCGGCGGcaacaacaactacaacaacaacatcatcagCAGACGCATCGCATTCCGGAGCACCATAAGTACCTGGAAACACGCGCTTGGACAGATAGATTAGATCAGCAGTTCGTTCAGGAGCTAGGGTTCAGTGTAGGTGAATTGCCTTAAATAAATCAGTCTTAGAGTGGAGTCGAGGTTGAATAGTCCGTTTTTCATtcttagtttttcaaaaacctaaatttcaaTGTTTAATACTTAacttatctactatataaaaatggaattccgtaacgtttgatcttattgatattattcactcagtctctgaggtgtacagtaatcatcatcattttgaatcgttctgaatcaaaaataattagcggtgacatgtatgttttttaacatgaaaatgttcgctgatgttcaggaaagacattcgagaaaaaataataggtatctaattactaaaacttgagatattattcataaaactacgtaaaacatgcaaaattatgactttctgtgttaaatttgcctctaaatcaaaattctaagcgatgatatatgattcttttttcactaaaatgtttgttaatgttcaggaaagacatttgaggaaaaataattagtatctgatcactaaaacttgagatattattcacaaaactacgtaaaacatgcaaaattatgactttttatacttaattcgtctccaaatcaaaattcaaagcgatgacatgtgattcttttttcattaaaatgttcgttgatgtttaagaaagacatttgagaaaaaataataggcacctaattactaaaacttgagatattattcacgaagctgcgtaaaacatgcaaaattatgactttctgtgttaaatttgcctctaaatcaaaatttaaagcgatgacatatgatttttttttaataaaatgttggttaatgttcaggaaagacatttgagaaaaaataacaggtttctgattactaaaactcgagatattattcacaaaactatgtgaaacatgtaaaatcatgacttttatgctgaatttgcctctaaattaaaactcgaagcagtgatctgtgatttttactataataaaatgttcgttgtgtttaggaaagatatttgagggaaaaataataggtttctgattattcgaaatttaaatattttccacaaaaccacatggaaaatgcaaaaacataattttttaggcacaatttgtctctaaaattctgatttaaagcgacgacacgtgattttttcaataaaatgttcgttgatattcaggaatgacattcgagaagaaataatagttatctgataactgaaaataaagaTATTAGTCACAAAACTAAGTGAAACATGCaatattatgaatattttggctcaatttgtctttaaatcttaattcaaagctatgatgtatgattttttccattaaaatgtttgtttatgttcaggaaagacttttgagtaaaaataacagatttttgattactgaaaattgagatattattcacaacactacgttaaacaagcaaaatcatgaatatttgaactcaatttgcctctaaatcgaaattcaaggctatgatatgtaattgttctttattgaaatatttgttaatgttcgggaaagacatttgaggaaaaataataggtatcttattgctaaaagttgagatattacttaaaaaacgacgtatgtttgaagatgattttctgcatacagaaaaacatattaaaatattcttttttaaatttatatatataatacatataatacatgcaaatttttgactttttgagtatgagctcaattcgcctgtaaattaaatttttgttttaataaaatgttcgttgtttcttcAACATCGTGCGAgccgagcagaaaaaaattacatttctgatgttttctcattttcgtgaatagtaacacattacgggattcgaaatacttttttacttttaccaaaactagatcttgggacatttggctggaggaaaggccgtatttcattggtttaattttttttaatgtctacgtagttatgtgaattaaaacgtaaaatttttctcagacgtgttccttggacattagcaaacattttcgttatataaaattcacatgttatctctttagatatgattatagaggagaactaagcatgaatggtcacgctaaattattcttactttgatttcttacttctaaaagttacataaaaagaggttttactgtgaacgattgacgaatatc from Wyeomyia smithii strain HCP4-BCI-WySm-NY-G18 chromosome 3, ASM2978416v1, whole genome shotgun sequence encodes the following:
- the LOC129732003 gene encoding DDB1- and CUL4-associated factor 6-like, coding for MDKDMTRFDREAATNLIERNAVMLEEAKDTITAPASFMIRMLACIHSLRNRRSATQAAAAGNDSESDNAPREGNNNNDDMTAATYPRTDSSSDGRSPKHYLQF